The sequence TTCCAGGGGCACGAGGAACTGCTCCTCAAGTGGTGTCGTCACCCTCGTCGCAGATCTAGCGAAGGCGGAGCCTGGATTTCAAGATCTTGTAATCGCACATGAGCTGTTGCATTTGCGGATCCGGAGTCACGGTAGGGTGTTCAAGGCCCTTGATGAGCGCGCATGTGCCCAACTGAAGAGCGTACGATCTGCGACGCTGAATGGCCTGCCGCTAGTCGATAGCCGAAAGGCCCACGCGAAGCACAGCGCCTGACTGAACCAACTCAAAGGTCACGCTGCTGGCATCAGCCATGGGAAACAGGATGGCGAGGTGCCAGGAATCACTGTACCACCGACCTCCGTCCTGTTTCACGAAATTAGCTTCGCCACCACAGACTTTTTCGGCAAACTTGGCGAATCCAGTCTCCATCGTCTCCGTATTGGTGATGTTGCAGCGGCCAATACGCCGAGCCATCTCAATTCTGAACGGTCCCAATGCGAGCACGGTGCATCGGTGGCGATCCCCACTGAGCCCTCCGACTGCTGGGGGCGCTCTTGTTCACCGAACTCGCCGGCTTGGGGCGAATCGACAGTTGTGAAAGCAGGACGCAACAGTGCGGCGAGGTCTGGGAATCCTTGAGTATCGATAGGTCCGCTCATCCCCCAGTCACGCTGCGATTTGGCAATTTCTCGGGCAATGTCTCGACTCTTTAGCGCATTCCCGCTTCCAGATTCGTATGCCTGCTGACGGCTCTTGCTCACCAGCCACCGTTGACGAGCAAAGCGCAACTGCTCAGTTGCCGGCTTGCCTTAGTACAGCCTCGTAGAAGCCGAGCGCGTCGATGATCCGTCCAGTCCTTTCGTACGCAGCGCCCGCTTCAGCAAGGGTCACCGGCGTCCGGAGTCCCACATCTATTGCGCGTAAGTTGCCTCGGAGAAAGTCCGCGATACCGC comes from Gemmatimonadaceae bacterium and encodes:
- a CDS encoding M48 family metallopeptidase; this encodes MISSIRWAGTSILFARRYCESSRGTRNCSSSGVVTLVADLAKAEPGFQDLVIAHELLHLRIRSHGRVFKALDERACAQLKSVRSATLNGLPLVDSRKAHAKHSA